The stretch of DNA GGATTTCATTTTTAGGACGTCCTAAGATATCTTATTTAGGATGTTTTTTGGACGTCTTTTTAGACGtccttatatttattatacatataatatgttatatatataatatatgttagaGTATTATGCTCTTTCATTTTGACGCGATTAGGCGTTTCTAGTAGTGCATCTCAATATCTACTCAGACAATTCTTTTAGTTTCAATTAATCCGCTATGAACCGCCACAGTCGCTAAAATCGCAATCTGTGGAAATGTCAATCATCAGAAATAACACAATAATAATGGAGGCCTGTAATGCTGTTGAACGTGAAGTGGACAAagttttatcgaaatttgGTGCTATAAATGAACATGCTGAGACAGTGTTACgtgatttaataaatcatattcaATCCTTGAAAAAAGATCTAGAAGAAGGTAAACAAGATGGATTAACGGAATTGTAAAACTTGTTCGAGACGTCCGTCTTTGATCTTGATCTTTGAAATGTTTAGTAGACAAATTTCGTGAGTCAGAGggcttatatttttttatatttataattgattaaattaactttttgatAGATagatctttatttattaatatatgtgttTATAGTGTGTAGTTATTTTGGAAGTATTCTAACCAATACACAAAGCTATTGGCGCACAATACAAGTATTTGGATATGTATTCTAAAAAAACTCATTCGTTTTCCTTTTATTAGCACCATCTAATCAGGAATTAACAACTAGTCAAGTTCAAGTGTTAAAACAAGCGATGACAAAAGTACGTGATACTGTACAAAGATTGGCAACGGATCATCGTGATTTGCATAGTACAGTATCCAAAGTGGGTAAGGCAATAGATAGAAATTTCATTGCCGATTTTGCAAGTACTAGCAGAGAAGATGTATTTTCTGGACCCGAGAAATCTCATCTTCTGAATCAAGTAATTtgtcaacatttttatcgtcaaGGAATGTTAGACATTGCTGATGAATTAGCAGCAGTAAGTTTCTcctacaaaatttttgtatttcataaaatctaCCGAATACAAagttgttatatatttaagtgCAATTTATAACTTAACATATACAATGTACTATTACAAACTGAACTATTATGCCCATCGTACTATAATCATTTTCAGGAAGCAGGAATTAAAACTGACGAGGGTAGAAAAGAACCTTTCACAGAATTAAACTATATACTAGATTgtttaaaacagaaaaatctCGAACCAGCGTTAGAGTGGGCTAAAAAACATAGAGAAGCACTTTTGGCACAGGTATTCTTAACTCATAAAAATGTGCaagttatttcatattattcacatatatgcaatattatatacctaatttttttctagaattcTTCTCTCGAGTTTAAATTACAcagattacattttataagatTAGTTCAACAAGGTCCTAGCAAACAAAGGGAAGCGATACTATATGCTCGTCAAAATCTCACACAGTTTGTCGGACGTTACGAGAAAGAAGTACAATCTTTAATGGGAACGTTGCTTTACTTGCCACATGGAATTCAATCGTCCCCTTACAGTCACTTATTAGATCCAACTTTATGGCTCGAAATACATGACGTTTTCACCAAGGAAGCATGCACGTTATTGGGCTTAAGCGTTGACAGCCCCCTTTCTGTTTGGTACTTGTGTTTTTCGTTTGcttggaataaaaaagaagttaaCTGAAACGCAATTCACAAATACTCAATTGAATTTGTTCAATTGCAGTATCAATGCAGGATGCACCGCGCTCCCTGCGCTGTTAAACATTAAACAAGTCATGCAACAGAGACAAGTAACTGGCATCTGGAATGGTAAAGATGAATTACCTGTAAGTTggatatacatttttgcacTTTGCGATCTGAATTTTAGTGATAGATTGATCTGGTATTAATGCTTTTagtaaaaactttattcaCAGCTTGATCATTctctctaatttttttcatcgcgcTCTACGTTCATACTTTGTTCTTGTGATAAAATTTCGATGTACATTAGATGTAAAGCATTGTTTGTAAACATTGGCAATTGCTATCCTTGATACTAGATCAAGAAACACATAATCATATAGAAATTATGCACAAGCATACATACACTAATtaaggtatttaaaaaaaattgtatacatcTTCCGCAGATCGAAATTGACTTGGGAAAGCAAAGTCGTTATCATTCAGTCTTTGCTTGTCCCATTCTTAGGCAACAAAGCACAGAGAACAATCCGCCGATGAAGTTAGTTTGTGGTCACGTCATTTCCCGAGACGCATTGAACAAACTCACTAGCGCGAATAAGTAAGTCTTTCATGTGCGGCGGAGTTAAGGTACACCAGCACTAAAGTcactttttaaaagaaatcaatTTGTTTCCAGGTTGAAATGCCCTTACTGTCCAGTGGAACAGAATCCCGAAGATGCAAGACTTATTTACTTTTAAGCTGTGATATATCACGTACgcatatagtaatatatacatatatatatatgtgtgtatagaaattatacacatgtaagaaaataagaaaattagtTTTGCAGTTTCTTTGTAATGGATTATATTGAATGGAAAAGAATAATAcacataattatatgcaatgATCGAAGAATTGTCAAAATTCATATTACACATTTGTCGTCAAGAATTTGattgtgcaataatatttttgtttattacgttgtttttaacaagttacatttaaaattgttaattgcaTCACTTTAAAGCTCGTCTCAGATTTGTAATTCACGCCagaattctaaataaaatctacttataattttacgtgacggaaaattgaaaattgaaaaattggaaaattaaaatatatgtatattaatatataatttaaatatatatatattctaatttttcaaatgtccGTATTACAGAGGGGaagtacatataaaattataaatagaattctattCCGAATTTGGTCACAAATCCTCCAAATacaattctttcttttcttaattggtcccaacttttaaaattaaaaaaaaaaataaaggaacTGTGATAGCTTTATTGTTTTTGGGATAGTTGTAATTATGAAGTTATATAGTTAGTAGacgatttatatatttacccTAGATTTATTAATGACTTCAGCTTTGTTGTATGCTTGAGTGACAACTTGGGAGCCATGAATCTGTACGCGTAACACACCTAACATGTTTGTTACAAGAACTTCGTATATTTccttgtttattttaattatatgtactaGCTTgattatataagataaatgatcattttatatatatatgtatatgtttctATACATCTATTTCATATTTcctaacattaaaatttatgatatttgacAATTctgatgaaaaaatatagaaagagagaaaaaatatattaaaataaaaataaaaagtgatattgAAATCctgtgtaataattaattgaaatttgaaagaagtagaaaaagaggaaatttttaattaattagtaccTCCATGCATGTAATGATTAAAATCGATCAAACAAAAGTACGAGAATGCGCATTACAGTGACGAGACGATAACCATATCATTCATTCGACTTCGGGAACTTTATTTGTTTACTGAACTCGGATTGGAGAAACGTGGAGAAAATATTTCCGGCtccttgtttttttattgtaaaaaagttacataatttacgtatagtttttcaaatataactttaataaatagaatctTTGGTAACATGAGCAATTCTACAGGTAAGctgctatatatttttgtcagtttattttgattaaaaaaataaaagcaaatagtataagataaaaatatacacgaaaaaattgatttataaaataaattctgttcGTCACAAGCGAAATCTACATCGGCGTTTTTACCGCCGCTACAATCGGCGAGGCGCCGAATTGATAGCAAAAATGAGTTTATTCGCGATGAGAAAAATGATCCCGTCAAAGCTTTGCCTCGTATGATCGGTCAATTATGCATTGACGAAAGTGCGAAACAAAATGTTGCCGATAAATTGATTCAAGAAGGAATCACGAAgagtgatttaaaaaaatggacgCCTTTATACCGACATGGATGGAATATCTTCCGAGAAACTACAAACTTTTCTACGTAGAATCACAGAAAACACGCAGCAGCCGTTCTCATTTCTAGCGAATATCTCCAAAGAATTCGCTAATGACAATCGCTCATcgataaatgcaaaaaagcCTACAGAAATCGACGTAAGTGATCAGACTTATTGAAAATCATATATAGAATcgagtttttaaataaaatttcacacgTAACATTATGTGTTTAGGCTTAtcaatttcaacaaatttatttttaattatccgcTGGTTTAGATACAACTAGCCGCAGTAGCGAAGCGTATTGAATCGAACAAAGTTTTATTAGAAGAAGCCAAGTCTCGTGCCAAAGACATACATCTTCGTGCTAAGCAAGACTGCATCCGACTGTCGTCTGAAACGCATGatgatatttctatttccgtgaaaaatgtgaaatcTGATAACACTGtgaagaattaattaactGGAAGATCAAATAATTCAatcgcaaaataatattttactacaagtctcacatataattaaattatattaattgtacaatcaaattattttgcgtTTACTACATCcagattttgtttttattttgcaaagataaaaagtaaaaaagtatataacaattatttatattgcacacTATTGAACGAGTATTGCAAAATACACGTTTGTAGAAAAACTCCGGACAGCGAGCcaaaatttatacgaatcTGAATACGATTGTGCCTACAGAAATTGTTTACGTTTTCGTCTCCTCTCGCTTAAATCGAGAGGATAAAATTTCTGGAGCCATGTTGACTTCGTTGTCGATTTTTCCATACGCACACCAATCGTTGCTGAAATTTGTTTCGACGACTTTAAATTGTTCCACGTTGAATTGTTCATTGCAGCCGCGTTGCATGTCACCGTGATCGTTCTCATCGCTGGACCATTGCGACGCGATCTCTTTAAACGGCTGCAAGCAGTTCGCGCTTCGGCGTATATTTTCCATTTCCTCGTTGCAGAGACGTTCGACCTCCGACAATTTCTGCTTGTAAGCGTCGGCGAGTGCACGCTTGTACAAATTGTAACGTTGCTCGGCTTGCTCCAAAGAATGCGGATCTTGATACTTGGCGAGATTTTTCTCGTACTCGAGTATCGCGAGATCCGTGATGTTATGCTCCGATGTAATGTCCACAATGCTACCTACGCGAGTTCGCCACGAGTGATTGCATATTCTTTCAATcctttaaattcttataactttctaaaatttactTCAATTGATAACGATTTGGAATTTCCCAAAACGAAGTCTGATTCGCCGATGTTTTGCGAAACCGGGCGAAAGTATAAATCGACAAATGTAAAAGCGTTACTAATTAAGAAACTGACACATTAATGATTATTACTTAAATCATTTGAAAGCGGTGACTCGATGGCATAAGCTGCGGCTGCAGCTCTCGCCGCTGCAGTTGCCTCCTCGAATGCGAGGACATCGTTTCTTTCACGTAAAAGCTGAAACTCCTCCTTCTCTTTTTTCCAAAGAGCCAACTCTTTGTTCAGTTTTTCCCGAAGACCCGTCATCTCTGAGCAGAGTTTCCGAGCGCGTTCGTGAAGAATAGCtctgtgaaataataattttacatgaaaattGCGAAGAAAGTTTAACAACTAAAATTCCGGTATCGCATTTTGCATTTtcgcttaaatatttttagtccGCAAGTTTTTTTCCATATTGACAAAACGCGACTTTAGCTAAGAAAAAGtcgattgtaatttataaaaaaaatcgaaaatattctttccgatatttaaatttttatagcagAAATACAATACGCAGACTCTTTTTCACGATCGATGGACGAGTCTAGATCTGTCACAAGTTGAAATTGGTTTTCCAGACGTCTAGATGCGTCGTCCTCATCCGACGTCTGGATGCAAATCATGGATATATTCTCATGATCGATCAGGTTTTGTACACTTTCTTCGTTTTGCACATTACTGCATTTTTCCGAGTAACATTTGAGAATTTTGCTATTTGGCGACTCTGAATATCGAGGCGAATCGTTCGTGGCGACAAGCATTTCTTCAGCCGAAGGGATACACTTGTCGTCCATCGCCGTTATATTTTCCGTTATATTTGTCTTTAGAATTGAATAGAAAATCCGACGAGAGATATCAcagatgaataaaaaatcttgGTAGAAACTGATATCAGGGATAAATTGCATAGATCCTGTTTTGTCTTCGagaagtaaaatatgtatatataatataaatgcgattttttttctgcgaTCGGCAATGCTTTTGATTGAACTAaattaacttataaataaaaattcattaaaatgtagaaaatgcattgtatttatatattgcatgacgtatatatttatctatgtaacgtaaaaataatttttacaatgtaacaacaaaaaatttgcacatttaGCAGTATCTGCATTATTTCTACTTTGACCGTGAAATCACTAATACGTGTTATCGATTAATTCTTAAGCACTCATGTGGCGAGTAATTCTCTCTTTCAAGTCCGAGAGAGACAGGTTTCTTATCAggtaaaaattgaagaattttcttaaaaattctcTTCGGATCACACGAGACTAGCTCTATCAACAATCTTCTTCacaagaaaacaaaaaactaaataaaataccaATCGAGTCACATTTGATACCACACAAGTATTTAAGGATTGATCTTTcacattaataatacattttgtaccaattaatcaataataattgcaacgATAAATTGACAACACTTTGTGCTATTCACAGCGTCGATCCTAAGCGCTTGCTTTAAAGAAATTGACAAAGCAACGCGGAGAGACAGATCGACGTAGTTGAGCCGTTGAAGTCTTGGCGAATGTCGTATGTACACAATGACCGTTCGAGGTGTCATAAAAACATGtgggaaaaaaatttgtaacatgtCCATCCTCACGACAGTACGCCCATTCGATTAGCCTGCTATTTCTTGGGTCGACACGCGGAGAAATTGCAATGTTTTATTGTACTTAATTAAAGAAACGGCCTAAATTATATGATCTGCCTgatttgtgatatttatatacaaaattctcGATCTGACTGCGTAGCAGGCCGACGAAATATCATAGCCTATCGCTGATCATCATCGAAATTATGACATAGATTCTAATCGATCTTAGTGACCACACTAAGCGTTTCTAAAcctataaaataagtataatactCTTGTATTAAGATCGACTAGAATCTAAATATTCAGAAACATTTACATCATGTACAAGATACTCATGGAGAAGTCCCCGAGTCAGTCACACCGGTAGCGCGAAGAGcgaccgaaaaaaaataaaagaagagtAGTTTCTTTACGTCGTTTGCACCTAACCGACGCGCGTGGCGcgcgtattttaattatcgatcATTCGCGAACGTTCAacgttttatttcttgtataatAAGACTAGTATGACAATGTTGACACGAGCAGATAAACCCTTAGGCGGTAGATCAAACGTAGATGAAGAACGACCAGTGTCCGTTTAGAGGCCCAAACGCTTGAGATTCGTTCGCACCACTGTCTGACCGATCCCCTTGGCCTTGTCTCCCTGCCAGCTCTTGCTCTTGCTGCGGAAGAACTTGAACTCGTCCTCGTGATCGGGATGCCTCATCGGCTTGTAATTCTGCGGCAAGCAGAAGTCCTTCTGCTCGCTGTAAAACTTCTCGTAGCCGCCGTGCAGCAGGTAGATCTCCGGATAGTGCAGCGCCGGGTAATACTCTTTGTTGCGCTCGCGATCGAGTCTGCGCAGGAACCGCGACAGACTCGGACCGCGCTCCCAAGAGAACTCGCAGTGGAACACGAGCACGTTGCGTTTGGTGACGTCCGGCAGGATTTTCGGGACAGCGGTGGTCAGCGGCTCGAGTAGGGTCCGCTCGATGAGATCCATGTTGTAGAGATTCAGCGCCCCCGCGATGTGACCGCCCTCGTACTCGTACGGATATCGGCAGTCGATGATCCTGTAAGAGTGGACGCGGTCGTCGAACTCGCCGCGCAACAACGCCGCGAGCGTGTCGGACGTTATGACCTTGAGGTCCGGATGGTGACCGATCGTGATCGGCAGCGAGCACGGCTTGCTGAAGTCGCCGATGAGATCGGAGTCCGTTGCGCTGCGGTGAATCGCCCACTTGATGTTCGCGTGCGTCTCAGTTTCCGACAGGCTTCGCTGCAAAACGATCTTCGAGCGCGCCAACGCGTTCGTGTTCGCCGACGTCGGCGACGTGCGCGCCAACGCGTTCAAATAGAAATTGTTGCGCGACTTCTTCAGTATCGACTCGTCCGCTGGCATCTCGTCCGACGTCCGTTTGTAGGCTCTAGTCGTCTGCGGCGAGATATCCGCCTCGAGGCGGTAGCCCATCGGCGATTTCTCGTCGTAACTGTACCTCCTCGTTATTGTCCTCGGCGAGCAGGTCGTCGTCGGCGAGCGAAACAGACAGGTGCGGATCTTCGACAGCGACGGCGTGTTGTTCAGCCACTTGACTTTAGCCTGAAAGTCCGATCGGGAGTAACTGGGGGTCGTCGAGACGTCGCAGTCCATCGACGTCTCCGGCGCGACGATGTCGCCGGACAGCAGCTTGGAGATGTCGGTCGGCAGCTGCGGTTTGTCGTCTACGGATTCCATGTCGATGAGCTCGTTCATCAAGTCGTTCACATCGTCCATACTTTCATATCCCGATGACAGGCTGCGCATGAAGTTTATTTTCTGGGACTTTAGACCGGAGGGGAAGGCAGCAGGGGAAGTAAGAGGTCGCATCACTAGTTCGGAATTGTGTTGCGAATCCGTGGACATACGTTGGATCGCGGCACCGACGCGAAATGCGCGCCGCTTGTTAAGGATCGGACTTGTTCCGTGGCTATTGTCATAGATGTTGAGCTCGCAGTTCTCCAAAGGACAGCGTACCTTCTTACATCGTGTCTGAAAGGGagtattttctattatttcaaaatttcgcaactttgttttattaattataatgtataatggaGAGTGACATTAATTCCATTCGAGTATCCGGAGTGTGTCACGTAGAAATAATTGTGTCATtacattaattcttttttctaatagttttcgtttatttttttaagtataattaacGCTTTAAAATAACACGACGCttactaaagacaacattttattttctttcggAATAACATTTAACTAGATGTggctttaaattattacttttagcacatttctcttttattttctcaaaaattttaaatggcaTTTTTGACGTCGAATTCCGCACATAAGAAACGACAGAAAATTCCAGACagcaaaaatttacaattttgcacgtatcgtaaaataatgaaaaggaGAACAATGAAGTCGCACAGCAGGTAGCCGATCGGGTCACCGGTAACACAATCGGACACACACAAGGTGTCGCATGTATTGTGAAAAAATCAAAGATCTTTGCGAGGggagataaattttttctcgtaaTAAAATGCACCGCAAACCGCTATCTGCGAtcgaatatttaatgtaaatcgTCGCCGTTAAAATCAATGTATCTTGTCGTGATAAGCGACAGCTGCACACGCGTGCCGGATCTGTTGTTTGGCCTAATCGCGGAAAAGACGTTATCTGGCTCGAAATGCGCGTACAATATCCGGAATTGAATATGTATGGAACGCGTAGAAATCTCGCCCGATCACGCAGTCACGGATGTCCGTAATCAAGGAAGAAATATTGAAGCTAGATATCGATCGTTTGATATCACgagttaatttttgtaattttttaaatctgttttTTGTTGTTAGATTTTCTATGctttacattgaaaaaaaattgcaactaagcttgcttatttttaaaaaatataatgcctgtatattttatcgaagaacaaatatattatatattatcttatttttctctaatCTTAATAgggctttaaaaaaaagttgtgtGCAACATTTGAAAGTTTACTTCAcaataaaatggaaattattatcttgttgtaaataaatttctttaaaatagtgagaaatgtatttttacctTCGGAGTAGGAATATACAAGTCGTTGGTTGCACCGTCATTCTCTTTGTCGTGTTCATATTCTCCGAGTAAGGAGTTTCGCAGTACATTATGGTTTAATTCCTTGTTGAAGATgcgtatatttgaaaaattctctttTGGCATAGTAATGTCAACTTCCGTCATATCGAGTGCACAAGTAGCCTTTAAAGCAGCATCTGCGAAACTGCAAGCAAATAAATAAGCGAATTAGATCtctataaagtaataaaattaatagcatcggatattgaaaaaaataaaaatatatacacatttgaTTTAACCTTCTAAAATGTTTCCTCATTTCATTAATGGGAAGTCTCACaagtaaaaagaatattaacaaTGATTCTGTCCACGaatcatgaataaaaaaatcgtctcGATTTTCTTTGGAAAAATCacataaatacattttcaagaactaataaaattgcactaatataattgcaaatggacatttctttttcttctttttttttttttttttttttttttgaataatttgtaatcaaTTACAATCCATTCGAAATTGTGAGACAAATGTTGATTTgtcaaattcaatttatcaCTCAACATCATTTGTTGTTCTCAGGAATTTTGGCGCGTAAACGTCAATAACGTTCAGCAGAAACGGAGCGTGTACTTTCAACGTAGACGGCACGTGTAAGCCAGCCAATCAATATAGCGTGAAAGCATGCGTTTGGCGcgcaaatttatatcaataaaaccAAGTGATTACTCGTCTTTAAGTACGCTATTTCTTTATAACTTTTAGATCAGTCACGCTAATCAATCACTTCTCAATTCAACACTCTCAGTTAagcactttttaattaaacacgcTTCAGTTAAGCTGCTAATAGTCTACGATACGCTACAAGCAGTTCATAGCAtcgttaatttattcattttcaaaTCATTTATCTGCAATGCTTGTAAGACTGCAGCAttcactttaatattttttcactaatTCGTTCGAACACAATTGTTCAGAATTAATAATGCAATCATAAACTCTATATGATTTCGATACAAGCAAGTGTTCGATCGAGTGGCCAGTTACAATTCAGCCAATTATAACTAATACACATCACTGGATAGCCCATCGGGCATACCTTATCATAGATTCTTCAATGTTACTTTTCAAAGGTGTCTTAGGGTACTCGAGGATCGACTTTGTCAACTTAGCACGAACAACGTCCATGATCGCCAATGACTTCTGACAAGTcgaatttgtatattttcagTCAAGagtgattttcttttttctttcaacgACGAACGAACGACCGACGAGGCTCCCATGCAGACTAGCACATCGTCCGAACGCGCAATACGGACTGCTTGAGTCGCCTGCTAACGTGGATCTTATACGGATCGTAGTCGGACGGCAGTAGGGATGCAGGACGATAGTGGGAACGCGGTGCGTTGGTGAGGGTTACACTCGGCCAATGGCAGGAGTGAAAGGGCTCGCTTGAATTTAAGGGCAGAGTGTGGTGGGCAACCTATTTAGAGGGACGACCGCTATGGGGGGCCGCTCGTATGCACTGGAACTTCCGTGCGCAAGTGCACATATGTGCAGATTATCTACACGTGTACGTTGGGGACTCGAGCCTCGTTGATCGCGCGCCCTCGTTTCCTCTAGTGGCTTTCGCGTCGGTCTTTTTTCCCCCTCGCGCGAAAGAGCACCGACTCGATCCTCGCCGTCTTTAATCAGTAAtgttgtaatatatttctttcggACACGCTATATTCATTAACACCTTGGAGGAGCGGAAACCGATTTTCGTATCTTCGCTTAGCCATCGTTTGCGGACCGGACACACAGATCCCTGTTTTGACGCGGTTTGCTGACAATGCCTTCTTATCTTATCTGCTCCTTAAATGGGAGTGGAAACAGTTTCTCGAATGTATAGTAGGAACTTTATCGCCCACATATGTTTTACGCTAAATTCCACGCGAAAGGCGCCGAGGTATTAATTCTGTATgcttgttaataattattttcaattattgtaACTCGTTTTATAAGATGTACACTATTtaattgtcataaaaaatattgttaaaaaactttattttctaaacACTTATTAATCTCAATCAGACAAAGTTCTACGACGACCGTAATTTTGCgtttaagaatatttatttatatactattttgtGACGTGTTGCAATATATAGTACATCATAAACGTGTGCCGTTCTGCTTGTTAAGAATCTAAAAAGCAGATTATCAAATGCttcttatcttattatttcatGATCATTAgctaattatcattattttacagcATTTTATCAAAAGTGTTATATGCACGTCTTGTGCGATCCTATTTTGCTCAACTGCATTTCTGTTAACCTGtaaaatccaataaaatgCGAACAAAAGTGCAGGTAAAAGTCTTTCTTCCCAATTTCTGTGGATAAATTTGTAAGCACACCTTTAACTGATTTCACCAACTGAGTTACtagcaagaaaaataatcatcTACCTGCATTTTCTTCACTTTATTTGGATacgttgcaatttttattatcccgcaagaaattaatctttctaAATCTGTAACCTTTGTGTACgagaaaaagcaaaaagaaaaaaaaatacatgtggTTTCTACGCATACAGAAAGAAGCCAATCAGTTTTCACTACGTAAGTATTTCGTGCGAACAGTAAGACTGATTGGTCAATTTTTTCCACTAAATGCGAGAAACTGTAAGTCCAGGTATAAACACAGACGACACGAACTTCCGCTGCATACGTGAAGCAGTTGTGTTCGGTGCAAAGGGATGTCTGTGTAAGGGATGGTTTTTGCTATGTAAATGTAGTGATGCCTAGTGAAAAGTGTTATtcattttccaataaaaaaaatagagaaaaaaagctGAGATTCTCAatgttatctatttttttggaaaattggTTTCTCGATCGTTA from Linepithema humile isolate Giens D197 chromosome 2, Lhum_UNIL_v1.0, whole genome shotgun sequence encodes:
- the Sou gene encoding E3 ubiquitin-protein ligase RMND5A isoform X1, translating into MSIIRNNTIIMEACNAVEREVDKVLSKFGAINEHAETVLRDLINHIQSLKKDLEEAPSNQELTTSQVQVLKQAMTKVRDTVQRLATDHRDLHSTVSKVGKAIDRNFIADFASTSREDVFSGPEKSHLLNQVICQHFYRQGMLDIADELAAEAGIKTDEGRKEPFTELNYILDCLKQKNLEPALEWAKKHREALLAQNSSLEFKLHRLHFIRLVQQGPSKQREAILYARQNLTQFVGRYEKEVQSLMGTLLYLPHGIQSSPYSHLLDPTLWLEIHDVFTKEACTLLGLSVDSPLSVCINAGCTALPALLNIKQVMQQRQVTGIWNGKDELPIEIDLGKQSRYHSVFACPILRQQSTENNPPMKLVCGHVISRDALNKLTSANKNQFVSRLKCPYCPVEQNPEDARLIYF
- the Sou gene encoding E3 ubiquitin-protein ligase RMND5A isoform X2 — protein: MSIIRNNTIIMEACNAVEREVDKVLSKFGAINEHAETVLRDLINHIQSLKKDLEEAPSNQELTTSQVQVLKQAMTKVRDTVQRLATDHRDLHSTVSKVGKAIDRNFIADFASTSREDVFSGPEKSHLLNQVICQHFYRQGMLDIADELAAEAGIKTDEGRKEPFTELNYILDCLKQKNLEPALEWAKKHREALLAQNSSLEFKLHRLHFIRLVQQGPSKQREAILYARQNLTQFVGRYEKEVQSLMGTLLYLPHGIQSSPYSHLLDPTLWLEIHDVFTKEACTLLGLSVDSPLSVCINAGCTALPALLNIKQVMQQRQVTGIWNGKDELPIEIDLGKQSRYHSVFACPILRQQSTENNPPMKLVCGHVISRDALNKLTSANKLKCPYCPVEQNPEDARLIYF
- the Sou gene encoding E3 ubiquitin-protein ligase RMND5A isoform X3, which gives rise to MTKVRDTVQRLATDHRDLHSTVSKVGKAIDRNFIADFASTSREDVFSGPEKSHLLNQVICQHFYRQGMLDIADELAAEAGIKTDEGRKEPFTELNYILDCLKQKNLEPALEWAKKHREALLAQNSSLEFKLHRLHFIRLVQQGPSKQREAILYARQNLTQFVGRYEKEVQSLMGTLLYLPHGIQSSPYSHLLDPTLWLEIHDVFTKEACTLLGLSVDSPLSVCINAGCTALPALLNIKQVMQQRQVTGIWNGKDELPIEIDLGKQSRYHSVFACPILRQQSTENNPPMKLVCGHVISRDALNKLTSANKNQFVSRLKCPYCPVEQNPEDARLIYF
- the LOC105674911 gene encoding uncharacterized protein isoform X2, which produces MQFIPDISFYQDFLFICDISRRIFYSILKTNITENITAMDDKCIPSAEEMLVATNDSPRYSESPNSKILKCYSEKCSNVQNEESVQNLIDHENISMICIQTSDEDDASRRLENQFQLVTDLDSSIDREKEAILHERARKLCSEMTGLREKLNKELALWKKEKEEFQLLRERNDVLAFEEATAAARAAAAAYAIESPLSNDLSSIVDITSEHNITDLAILEYEKNLAKYQDPHSLEQAEQRYNLYKRALADAYKQKLSEVERLCNEEMENIRRSANCLQPFKEIASQWSSDENDHGDMQRGCNEQFNVEQFKVVETNFSNDWCAYGKIDNEVNMAPEILSSRFKREETKT
- the LOC105674911 gene encoding myosin-9-like isoform X1 gives rise to the protein MQFIPDISFYQDFLFICDISRRIFYSILKTNITENITAMDDKCIPSAEEMLVATNDSPRYSESPNSKILKCYSEKCSNVQNEESVQNLIDHENISMICIQTSDEDDASRRLENQFQLVTDLDSSIDREKESAAILHERARKLCSEMTGLREKLNKELALWKKEKEEFQLLRERNDVLAFEEATAAARAAAAAYAIESPLSNDLSSIVDITSEHNITDLAILEYEKNLAKYQDPHSLEQAEQRYNLYKRALADAYKQKLSEVERLCNEEMENIRRSANCLQPFKEIASQWSSDENDHGDMQRGCNEQFNVEQFKVVETNFSNDWCAYGKIDNEVNMAPEILSSRFKREETKT